A stretch of Faecalibacterium duncaniae DNA encodes these proteins:
- a CDS encoding DUF6050 family protein, whose product MGAIKVFLKEVLLPIALAFCLASFLKPIYMPDGVCDYFLMWICVGLPFGIRRMCLWLVPSGYGISGSVGIFALNLIIGGLIGGLAFFIGLLLGVIHTIREII is encoded by the coding sequence GTGGGTGCTATCAAAGTCTTCTTGAAGGAGGTTCTGCTTCCAATCGCGCTTGCGTTCTGCCTCGCGTCATTTCTCAAGCCGATCTATATGCCTGACGGCGTATGTGACTACTTCCTAATGTGGATTTGCGTCGGCTTGCCATTCGGCATCCGGAGGATGTGCCTCTGGCTCGTTCCCAGCGGCTACGGTATCTCCGGCTCAGTCGGCATCTTCGCATTGAACTTAATCATAGGCGGTCTTATCGGAGGACTTGCCTTCTTCATCGGGCTGCTGCTCGGTGTCATTCATACCATCCGAGAAATCATCTGA
- a CDS encoding recombinase family protein, whose product MKQPYNTTIYNTALYMRLSRDDENYGDSVSIETQRTILQQYAKEQGLHVVGEYVDDGWSGTNFERPDFQRMMDDMEAGKVNCIVTKDYCAIIGLNQKDLENQGILA is encoded by the coding sequence GTGAAACAACCTTACAATACTACGATTTACAACACGGCGCTTTATATGAGATTGAGCCGGGACGATGAAAACTATGGTGACAGCGTAAGCATTGAAACACAGCGGACAATCCTGCAACAGTACGCAAAGGAACAGGGGCTTCATGTAGTCGGTGAGTATGTGGACGATGGCTGGTCGGGGACAAACTTTGAACGCCCGGATTTTCAGCGCATGATGGACGATATGGAAGCTGGAAAAGTAAACTGCATTGTTACGAAAGATTATTGTGCGATAATAGGACTAAATCAGAAAGACCTTGAAAATCAAGGCATTCTGGCTTAG